TCGACAACTACCCCCGTCTCGCCGATTGGAACGCCTGTGCACGCCGCGTCGCTTCGCTGATGATGTCGCTCGACGGGCTCGAGCGCGCGGAACAGAGCGACGCCTTGGGACGCATCAAGCGCGGTGAAACTGAAGGCGACACGATGCTCAGCTTAAACGATCTCTCCGTGTCGCTTGACGACGGCACCGCCGTGGTCAAGGAAACCCAGGTCGTGATCGAACCAGGCGAGCGGGTGCTCGTAGCCGGAGAATCCGGTTCAGGCAAGAGCACGCTGGTGCGGGCCATCGCAGGTCTTTGGCCGTGGGGTGACGGCAGCGTCAATTTCCACGCCGACAGACAACTGTTCATGTTACCGCAACGGCCTTATATCCCTTCCGGGCCGCTTCGCCGTGCAGTCGCCTATCCCGGCGCCGCCGATAGCTGGACGCTGGATGAGATCAAGGCCGCCCTCGAGAAGGTGGGACTCGATTATCTGAACGACAAGATCGAGGACGACGCGCCATGGGACCAGACGTTATCGGGTGGCGAAAAGCAGCGGCTGGCGTTTGCGCGTCTCCTGCTACACACTCCCGATATCGTTGTGCTGGATGAAGCAACGTCAGCACTCGATGAGAAAAGTCAGGACAAGATGATGGAGATGTTGATCCATGAATTACCGAAGGTCACCATCATAAGCGTAGCGCATCGAGCTGAGCTGGAAGCCTTCCATAGCCGCAAGATCACATTGGAGCGGCGCGAGGGCGGCGCAAAGCTTGTCAGTGATATTGATCTTGTCCAGCGCAAGAGAAAACGGAACTTGCTGCTACGCCTTTTGGAGAACCGGCGCTCCTCACCGAAAGGGGGCACGACCTCGAGTAACGCGGCGCTGCCCCAGAACAGAAATTGAAGTCCGCCCAGTCGGGGTTCCCGGAAGGTGGCCGAGCCTGCCTTTGGAAGTCCAGGACCATTAGTTGCGCAAACCCGCCCTTTGAGCGACCATCTCTAGCACTAAGGAGCGCTATCTAAATAAAAGGTGCGGGCTCGATTGAAATTCGATAACGAAATCAAAGCCACGTTTTTGGGTGTGCGGGCAACTAAGCTATTGCACTTGGCCGATAATCGCACATTCGCATCGCCCACCATTCATCTTGTTGAAAACATTAAAAGCAGCCGCTCAAACTCGCCGTGCCTCATCGGCTGTCAGTGCGTCCTCTCGCGTGCCCGACACGATGATCTCAAGAACCTCATGCTCGTCGGTGTTCTTGATGTAGCGGTCGCCGACATATTCGCCACGCTTCAGCACCATGACGCGGTCGCCGACGGCGAAGATATCGACGAGGCGATGCGAGATGATGATTTGTGCAACCCCCTGTTTCTTTAGCTCCAGCATGGTTTCGAGCAGGCGCTCGGTCGCCATCACGGAAAGGTTGGCTGTCGGCTCGTCGAGAATCACGACGCGCGGATCGAAAGAAATCGCGCGGGCAATGGCGACGGATTGCTGACGGCCACCCGACAGGCTTTCGACCTTCTGATACACGGAGTTCACGTCGACCTTGAGCCGTTTCAGCACGTCGTCAGCTTCCGCATACATTTTGCGGCGATTGACGAAAGGGCCTTTGAGCGGCCAGCGGCCTAGGAAGATATTCTGGCCGACATCCATGTTTCCGCATAGCGCGAAGTCCTGGTAGATCATCTCGATGCCGACGTCGCGGCTTTCGTGCGGGCTCTTGAAGTACGCCGGTTTCCCGGCGACGAAGATTTCGCCGGCATCGCGCTGATAGGCGCCGGTCAGGATCTTCATGAGCGTCGATTTGCCGGCCGAGTTGTCGCCGACTAGGCCGAGTATCTCGCCGGGATAGAGCACGAGGTCGACCTTGCGGAGTGCCTGCACCGCGCCGAAGGCTTTCTCGATACTCCGCATTTCCACAATCGGATCGGGTCGTGTTATGTCAACCATGAACGATTTCCTTGCCCCTGCGCGCTCTTGCGAGGCGGGCTAGCAGGTGTCCGAATATATTGGCTTGGCGCACCCATATGTCGATCAACACCGCAACGATGAGGATGAGGCCGATGAAGACGTTGATCCAGTGCTGCGGCATATTAAATCCCTGTACGTTGAGCTGCATGAGAGCCCGCACCAGCGTAATCACCGCCGCGCCTGCGAGTGCGCCGATCATCGTGCCGTAGCCGCCGAAGATCGAGCCGCCGCCGATGATGACGGAGGCGATGGCGTCAAGCTCGCGGAACTGACCGGCAACCGGGTTGAAGCTCCGAAAATAGGCGATGTTGATGACCCCGGCCATGGCTGCACAGAGCGCCGCCAGCATGAGAGCGATGAAGCGCACCCGGTTGGTGTGGATGCCGGCATAGGCCGCGGCGCGGATGTTTCCGCCAGTGGCGCGGACCTTGTGTCCGAACGGCATGTAAGCGAGTACGACGCCGGCCATCAGGGCGACGAAACACATCCAGATCGTCTGGACGCTGACGACTTCGGCTACCGTGCGAAGGATGCCGGGCGGCAGCGAGACGCGGAAATGGAGGAGGATATCGTTTACCTTGCGGCCGATCAGGTTGTAGCCTTCCGGCCAGCCCGCCAGCTGCTGTCCGGCGACGAACCAGGCGGCCAGACCGCGTGCCATGTAGTACATGCCAAGAGTGGCGATGAACGCTGGCAACTTGAAGCCAACCGTCACGACCGCATTGACGAAACCCGCGGCCATTCCCGCAAGAAGACCCATCGCGATTGCCGTGATTGGATCGGCGCCGAGAACTTTCAGGAAGTAGGCTGCAGTGCTCCCGGCAAGTGCAAGGACCGATCCGACGGAGAGGTCGATATCGCCGGCGGCGATAACATAGGTGAGCCCGATCGCGATCAGCGCCAACTCGGTATAGTTGAGCAGGATCGCGAAGCTGTTCGACAGGTTCCACCAATAGTCGGGCCTGAGCGCAACACCCGCACACCACAGCAAGACAGCCAGGATGATAGCGAGCGAATCGCGCCGGCCAAGAAACCTTCCGAAGGTGGTCGGCGACATTGCCATGTCGGTCGCCATTGCTCCTTTGGTCTGAACGCCCTCGAGCGCAACGCCGCCGATTTCGTAGGCCAGCGGCGGCGGCTTGCCGCGAAGCCACGCCCAGAAACGTGTTGCAAGCTGGCGCCGAATGAGATGGGGTTCGATCAGCACGGCGATGATGAGAAGTAGTCCGATGAAAACCGGCACCGCACCGACCGGCAGCGAAAAGATCGCATTGACCGTAATTTCCTCATCGCCGATTTTGATGATGCGCGTGATCGGCCAGCCCTCGCGTAGAACCTTGTCGAGAAGGACAACCAGCAAGGCACCGAGGCACGATCCGGCCACGCGGCCGCGGCCGCCAAGAATTGAAGCGCCGCCGATGATCACGGCGGCGATGACCGTCAGCTCGCCACTGACACCGTAAAGCGGCGTCACACCCTTATCCTGGGCGGCGGACATCAGGCCGGCGAGCGTCGCGCAGAGCGAGGAGATCAGGTAGGCCCGGATACGCACCCAGTTCGTCGGTATGCCGGCATAGACCGCTGCCTGCTCATTGCCGCCTGTGGCGAAGGTCTCGTAGCCCCAGCGTGTCTTCGCCAGCACAAGGGCGCCGATCACCGCGACAATGGCAAAGATCACAATCTGGTTGTTGAAACCGAGGATATTTGTCTCACCGAGGTGGAAGAACAGCGGATATTCTTTCGCCTTGCCAGGATAATAGATCGCCTGGCCGTGGGTGAGCGCCAGTACGAATCCGCGGCCTATAAAGAGAACCGTCAATGTGGCAATGAATGCGGGCACCTTCAGGATAGTGACAAGCAGGCCGTTGGCGAGGCCTATCACAACACCTAAAATCATACAGAGGATTGTCGCTGTCAGGACGTTCAGGTCGAGAACGTTGGATGCGAACAGTCGGGCAAAGACGACGGCGACCAGGCCATAAGTGGAGCCGACCGAGAGATCGAGATCCTTGTTGACGATGACGAACGTCATTCCGACTGCGATGATGGCCACACGCGAGGTATCGCGAAGCAGCGCATGGAACGCCTCCGCCGATCCGAAGAAGATGGGATTGACAATCGCGCCGCCGAGATAGAGCAGCAAGAGCAGCCCAACGAGCCCCACCTCCCAGCCGCCGATCAGCTGGGAAGGTGCGCGGTCTGGCCGGGTCGTCGTATTAGGCTCCATAAGCTTCTTCTATTCGGCTTTTGAGACGCCGGGTGCTGTGGGGAGAGCGCGCGCCCTCCCCCAGCGATCTGGAGCATTGCGCGTGACATTAATTCTCGAAGCGTTTGCCGACATCTCCCACAGTCTCCTGGGTCACGAGTTGGGCACGCGTATCGAGATTGGCCGCCGCGATGCCGCGATCGATCTGCAGATAAAGCTGCATGACTGGCCAGAAGCCTTGTAGGAACGGCTGCTGCCCGAGCGCGCCCGTCAGGTCGCCGCTCTTCAATGCATCCTGCTGAGCCGGACCGAGATCGAAGCCATAGGCACAGATCTTGCCGGTCTTTCCGGTCTGGGCGACGGCCTTGGCAAGGGCCGGCGTGAAGACGTTGTTGCCGGCGAAGGCGCCGACCACATCGCCGCGGGATTCAAACAGCGTGACGATACCGTTCACCGGATCATTTGGGTTGGTGTCGATGCCGGTGTTCTCCGGCCCCGCATCGACCTTGAAGTTCTCCAGCTTGCCTGCATCCTTAAGTCCTTTGACGATCGCGTTGAACGCCGATGTCACACGGTTGTTCACCTCGATGTTTCCCATGGCCGTCGACGAGGGCAGCACGATCGAACCTTTCTCGATGCCTTTGTCCGCCAGGCACTTGACGAGCGCCTCGCCGGCAATCGCGGCCGCGGACGCGTCCTGCCCGGTATGGCTCAGGCTATTGCGGTTGAGAATGGTTCCATCGAAGGAATTCGTCGTGGCAACCGGGATGCCCTTCGCTTCGGCGGTTTTGACGATGTCGTTATAGGCGCCGGCCTGCGGCGTTGTCATGATCAGCCCGTCGATCGTCGGGTCCTGCACGATCTGGTTCAGGATTTCGATCTCGCGGGCAGGATCGTCGGTCGGTGATTCCGAGCCTAGCAGCAGGATTTTGGCGCCGATCAGATTGCCGGCAACCGTCGCGCCGACATAGACAGGGTCGAAGAATCCATTGCCAGCCGTATGCGTCACAATCGCGAATGTCAGATGGCCGTCGGCAGAATGGAAATCCTTCGTGCCGGCCGCCTCCTTTGCGGCTTCTTCGAAACCGTAACCGCCAACCGCTTTCTCGACGCTGCCCGATTGCGCGAAGGCATACGAGACGCCGAGCGATACCGCCGCGGTCGATGCCGCGAGCAACAAAATTCGCCTCATGATTGGTCCTCCCTGACCCAGAATTGGAGTCATCCGAGCGCACTTGTCGAGTTGTTCGAATGCCCCTCTCCTCGTAGTTGCTAACATTCTAATATGCTGCGCAAATCCGCCGGAAGTAAATGGCGAACTCATCGTATCGA
This Rhizobium sullae DNA region includes the following protein-coding sequences:
- a CDS encoding ABC transporter permease, with amino-acid sequence MEPNTTTRPDRAPSQLIGGWEVGLVGLLLLLYLGGAIVNPIFFGSAEAFHALLRDTSRVAIIAVGMTFVIVNKDLDLSVGSTYGLVAVVFARLFASNVLDLNVLTATILCMILGVVIGLANGLLVTILKVPAFIATLTVLFIGRGFVLALTHGQAIYYPGKAKEYPLFFHLGETNILGFNNQIVIFAIVAVIGALVLAKTRWGYETFATGGNEQAAVYAGIPTNWVRIRAYLISSLCATLAGLMSAAQDKGVTPLYGVSGELTVIAAVIIGGASILGGRGRVAGSCLGALLVVLLDKVLREGWPITRIIKIGDEEITVNAIFSLPVGAVPVFIGLLLIIAVLIEPHLIRRQLATRFWAWLRGKPPPLAYEIGGVALEGVQTKGAMATDMAMSPTTFGRFLGRRDSLAIILAVLLWCAGVALRPDYWWNLSNSFAILLNYTELALIAIGLTYVIAAGDIDLSVGSVLALAGSTAAYFLKVLGADPITAIAMGLLAGMAAGFVNAVVTVGFKLPAFIATLGMYYMARGLAAWFVAGQQLAGWPEGYNLIGRKVNDILLHFRVSLPPGILRTVAEVVSVQTIWMCFVALMAGVVLAYMPFGHKVRATGGNIRAAAYAGIHTNRVRFIALMLAALCAAMAGVINIAYFRSFNPVAGQFRELDAIASVIIGGGSIFGGYGTMIGALAGAAVITLVRALMQLNVQGFNMPQHWINVFIGLILIVAVLIDIWVRQANIFGHLLARLARARRGKEIVHG
- a CDS encoding substrate-binding domain-containing protein: MRRILLLAASTAAVSLGVSYAFAQSGSVEKAVGGYGFEEAAKEAAGTKDFHSADGHLTFAIVTHTAGNGFFDPVYVGATVAGNLIGAKILLLGSESPTDDPAREIEILNQIVQDPTIDGLIMTTPQAGAYNDIVKTAEAKGIPVATTNSFDGTILNRNSLSHTGQDASAAAIAGEALVKCLADKGIEKGSIVLPSSTAMGNIEVNNRVTSAFNAIVKGLKDAGKLENFKVDAGPENTGIDTNPNDPVNGIVTLFESRGDVVGAFAGNNVFTPALAKAVAQTGKTGKICAYGFDLGPAQQDALKSGDLTGALGQQPFLQGFWPVMQLYLQIDRGIAAANLDTRAQLVTQETVGDVGKRFEN
- a CDS encoding ATP-binding cassette domain-containing protein, with amino-acid sequence MVDITRPDPIVEMRSIEKAFGAVQALRKVDLVLYPGEILGLVGDNSAGKSTLMKILTGAYQRDAGEIFVAGKPAYFKSPHESRDVGIEMIYQDFALCGNMDVGQNIFLGRWPLKGPFVNRRKMYAEADDVLKRLKVDVNSVYQKVESLSGGRQQSVAIARAISFDPRVVILDEPTANLSVMATERLLETMLELKKQGVAQIIISHRLVDIFAVGDRVMVLKRGEYVGDRYIKNTDEHEVLEIIVSGTREDALTADEARRV